CGTGCACCCAGGTGGTCGATATCATCAACGAATCCATCGCCTCGCTTTAGCTTAGTGAGGTATTTCGTTGCCTGAACGACATCCTCCACAGCGATGAGGCGGAATTCGATATCGGTCTCAAGGCCAAGCTTTTGGTTCAGCTTGTAACGCCCAACCCGTCCGAGGTCGTAGCGTTTTGGATCGAGGAAGAGACGCTTGATCAACGCCTTGGCATTGGCCGTTGTAGGCGGCTCGCCAGGACGGAGGCGCTTGTAAATATCTTTAAGGGCTTCCTCTTCGTTGCGTGTCGGGTCCTTTTTGATCGCCCGAATGATAGCTCCGTCATCGATGTTGGTATCGATCGCAGTAATCTTTGTGACACCCGTCTCTTCGATAGCGCGAATGATCGTCTTGGTAAGGGGCTCGAAGGCGCGGGCGAGGACAATTCCTTTCTCGGCGTCAACCATGTCCTCGACAAGAACGAAGTGAGACACTAAGTCTAAGCTCAATAGCTCACTCGCGTCTTTTTCACTCACTTCATAGAACAGCTTGAGAATCTCGCTGTCGGTGCTATGACCCATCGCACGCAACAGGGTCGTAACGAGGAACTTGCGGCGGCGACGACGACGGTCGAGGTAGACGTAGAGCAAATCGTTTTGGTCGAATTGGACTTCGAGCCATGTTCCGCGGTCAGGAATAATCCGGAACGCATGAAGCATTTTGCCCGAGGTGTGTGGGGTCTCCTCGAAACAGATTCCGGGTGAACGGTGAAGCTGGCTGACGATCACCCGTTCCGCACCATTGATAATAAAAGAACCGCGTTCAGTCACCGCGGGCAGCTCACCCATGTAGATCTCTTCGTCCTTAATCTGGTCTTCCTCACGGAGACGTAGCTTGACGTAGAGCGAAATGGAGAAGGTTACGCCCTCGCGCAGACACTCAAGCTCGCTCAAACGTGACTCCGCGAGTGAGTAATTGAGGTATTCAAGCGTGCAGCGACCATCATAAGACTCGATCGGAAATACTTCCCGAAAAACGGCCTCTAAGCCCACATTGCCTCTTTGGCTCGCTGGCTTGTCCAGCTGGAGAAATTCTCTGAAAGAAGTGATCTGGTTTTCGATCAGATTTGGAGGCTGGATGACCTCCTGAAGCGTTCCGAAGTTGATGCGCTCTGACATAATAGCGGTGATAGTGTGTTGAGTAAGTGGAAGAGAACTTGGAACGGGAAACAGATCAGACTATGACTGGTTCCCGTTCCAAACTCAAAAGATGGAGAAATCGAGAAGATTGAAGACAGCGAAGCACACCAGCCATACAGACTGGTGTGCATACGTAAAGAGAAGGATGTATGAATTTCTCTGTTTGCAAAAAAGGGTCGTTATTTGACTTCGACCTTCGCGCCAGCGGCCTCGAGCTTTTTCTGGAGTTCCTCGGCTTCGTCTTTGGAAACACCTTCCTTGATGGGCTTGGGAGCACCTTCAACGAGTTCCTTCGCTTCCTTAAGGCCAAGTCCGGTAATTCCGCGAACTTCCTTAATAACAGCGATCTTGTTGCTTCCGAATTCAGCGAGGATGACGTCGAATTCAGTCTTTTCCTCAGCAGGAGCAGCTTCGCCTCCAGCAGCAGCACCCGGTGCAGCAGCAACAGCGACAGGAGCAGCAGCGCTCACGCCCCACTTTTCTTCGAGTTCTTTGACGAGACCGGCGACTTCAAGAACGCTTTGAGCGCTGAGCCAGTCGATTACTTGTTCTTTTGTGATATCTGACATGTGTCCTCCTTGAATGGTTAGCGCCTTGCGGCATTTAAGGGAAATTCCCCTAACCTTATTCTTTGGATGGTTAGTATTGTATTCGAGAAACAGCCCCAAATTAATCGGGACTGAAAGTTTAGAGTTAGGAATCGCCCTGTTCTTCCTTCGCCTTCAAGAGGTTCAGGACGGAAACAGGAACGGCATTGAGTACGGATACGAAAGATTGAGCAGGTGTATTCAAGAGGCCCATGAGCTGAGCGCGCAATACATCTAGAGATGGGAGCTTCGACAGCGCCTCTATCTCCTCAGCATTCAGCAAACGCTCATTGAGAGCGCCCCCTTTGAGTTCTACCTTTTCCTTATCCTTGAAGAACTTGCCGAGCACCTTAGCTACGCCTGATGGATTGTTACCTCCAACGATAATAGCAGTGGGGCCAGTCAGCCAATCACCCATCTCTGGGAGATCGCGCGTCTTCGCTGCGACATTCAGAATACTGTTCTTCACAACGTGAAATTCAGCATCAAATTCAGACAACGAAGCACGGAGTTCTTCAGTTTCTTCAACCGTGATACGGCTGTAATTAGTGAGAAATACGTAGTCAGACTTATCCAACTGAGTATTCACTTCGGCCAATAGAAATTCTTTTTCAGCTCTCATGTAGACAGACCTCCTAAAAGCTTCCGAAAACGGTAGATTCCAACTTTACGCTGGGACTCATGGATGCAGATACGGCCATGCTCTTTATATAGCGACCCGCAAATGCTTCAGGACGTGCTTTACCGATTGAGTCGATGGCAGTCTTGACGTTCTCAACGATCTGTTCGTTTCCAAACGACTTTTTGCCACAGACCACTGAGATATTGGCAGTCTTGTCCATCTTGTATTCTACCTGGCCAGCTTTCACAGCTTGGATGCCCGCGGCCAGGTCATCTGTTACCGTTCCCGACTTGGGGTTCGGCATGAGTCCGCGAGGACCGAGCACGCGTGCTACGGAGCGGA
Above is a genomic segment from Opitutales bacterium containing:
- the rplL gene encoding 50S ribosomal protein L7/L12 — protein: MTKEQVIDWLSAQSVLEVAGLVKELEEKWGVSAAAPVAVAAAPGAAAGGEAAPAEEKTEFDVILAEFGSNKIAVIKEVRGITGLGLKEAKELVEGAPKPIKEGVSKDEAEELQKKLEAAGAKVEVK
- a CDS encoding 50S ribosomal protein L10, producing MRAEKEFLLAEVNTQLDKSDYVFLTNYSRITVEETEELRASLSEFDAEFHVVKNSILNVAAKTRDLPEMGDWLTGPTAIIVGGNNPSGVAKVLGKFFKDKEKVELKGGALNERLLNAEEIEALSKLPSLDVLRAQLMGLLNTPAQSFVSVLNAVPVSVLNLLKAKEEQGDS